The genomic DNA ACTGACTTTCCGAAATCTACttggatggctccctcacataATAGCATTCTACAATCTAAGCGAGGCTTCGAACCCAAAGTGGTGATGGACAAgtgagtcaaaggtcaaagagtgaggaaaatgtgcagccagagcgggactcgaacccggggcctcggaataccgttccgatgctctaccgactgagctacccggccgcctacacactttaaGATTCAAGTCTTATACTGGGACATTCTCCCCCGCTACCCCAAATTTCTAATGGGACAGAGAACAAGGTTAACATGATCTCGGAGTATATCCAGTCACGGTCCCATGTtaggcgccaaatgtcacagggtggggaaaatgtgcagtcagaccgggactcgaacccgaggtctcggaataccgttccgatactctactgactgagctacccggccgcctacacacctTTTcgccgttttaatattcaagccCTATATCGTGACATCTGCGTTGTTGTTTTTTACTCGGATATTTAGATATGTTATGTGGTAGCGTAAAGTATCAATAGATCGGTGTTTCATTTCCAGATGGTTTAGTAGAGGTAAGGGGGATAATCTGCCACAGCCCAGTTCACCTAGCCGTCATAGATTATATCCCTTCCATTAATGTACTTAATCACTCTTTCTTCACTTATGACATGCTCACGACATCCATATATAGGTTCAACACTATTCTCAAGAAGGAACTGTGTCTTTTCCATcatacattattttcattaaacaatattttcatctcttacattatttaaatcataaattATTTCCATCGAACATTATTTTGCgtcaaaacaacattttcatCATTATACATTATTTCCATCATACATTTATACCACAAGGAACCTGTAGTTATCTCATGATATGGAATAATTGAGTTAGCTTTTGGAATTGCTGAAAAGCTGCATCCATTCTCCTCCTTACCTGCAGTCTTGTACAAATTGGAATCTGCAGTAGTGCACGACCCTCACTAGTTATGAAATTTTATATCTGTTGTGAAAAGAAATTctcgtggccctcttgttcttttaatgtatttcattatgaaatatgGACAGTTTTCTTGTCTAACAAAGTTCTGCAATACAATACTATATACGATACAGTCCAGCAGCTTCACAATAATTATATCTTCATCTCTTCAGTAGGATATTCTTCATTTACTCCATTCTACTATCCAAAGTCGGGCTTCTACAGACCATGATCTAAAGTGAAATTAACATAATCTTCATAAACATTGACTGGCTCTTATTGTATTAAAGATGCATTCATGACCATTTTTCAGGCTTACACTTCCGGTTCTTTAAGTTTCGTGTTTTACTTCCGCTACCATTAAGGAAAATATAACTGTCTTGTGCATGTTCAGGATAAATGATGGGAACAGGAAGATCCTCTAACTttacattctcgcataccagaggtctaccgtggttcgtctcgggattttgacgaacatctgatggatgagaatgctaACTTTAGCGAAAGATGTGCTCTCATCCTAGACCATCAGCAGATTGTATATAATATGGTTTTATTCAACTACAGACTTGGGAATTAATTCACTCACTaaggtaacattttcttttattgtttggCAAAACCTGtcgtttttgtttatatttcagcgtcaagtttgtttcaaaaattatcatatgcttttataaattctgtaaaaaaatacgATTGTTTTACATAAGTGAATATGAATAGGCAGAAAACAAAGAACGTGTTGACAGACTACTTTCgtaaattaatattcatgacacagttctataaacagTGCTGAAAAACATCAACTCAGTTCacttttaacatcgataaacctTGAAGATTCCAATTAATGCTCATTggtcaaatataaaacaataaacaaaaagatggaggtatatgATAAAGGGTCATGTTAGCCAGATCTGTGATTTTGTATTTCGCTCGAGTAAGTtttgtaataccccagtcacacatacggcgcggatagctacgtctagccacggatagaaacgtagtaatccgtatctatccgtaccaacacttggtcaaaacgtattcaagacttatcccaaacttgcaagttgtccaacttttgaacatgcacaaaagtttgagcgatccgtagccatttgagcgtgacttaagtccaacttggttgaaacttattcatcagtagttaaacgtactaaaacgtagctatccgtactgaaacgtaccttgccgtattgatccgtagctgagcTTAGTTATCCAAGGCTGCCCGTACTAAAGCGTAGTTCAACgaagttcaccgcagacccgtccacgcgctgggcaagttgccaggcgcagtaaaacgtagttttTCGCGTCCTTTTCCCAttctaagacgtactgctccgtacttatccgtgtccgcccccaccacagaccaatcccatccgcaccgtacctcaacgcacgtatgtgtgactgtagcttaaggtcgcgcatcccagatcaagctactattacaATAATATCCTACTAGTCGGGGAGATAAATCGTTTCAGTCCATTTCATAGGGTTTGAAAAGTTATTTCCCTTGACACGTTCTGAACGTGCGAAATGTACGGTGCTCCGTTAGGGCCAACGCCTGCTCTCtatgaacgcgaagcgcgaactCACGGGTACAATGGTACGATGGCGGCTGGCGAATagcaacagtacgatggcgatTCGTTAGGGCTAatgcctttgaatgtgttgatctgaaacgcgttGATGAAAATGTGAAACCACGAAATAacaataacgaaaacgcgatactaCAATGATGacaacgcgatactacgataacgaaaacgcgataaggATCCCTTCCAATCGCAAAGGCATTGATAACAAACGTGTATGATCCGTCCGGTTTTCAGTGTGTAAATGTAAACCCGACACCGTGTTTCATAATTATGTTGCGACATTTGTTACCATCATCATACGTCTATGAGGGATTCACCTGGTAGATATCTACTTCTATTTACACTGCCTTGTTACTTTGAAACATGTTACGGCTGAAGAGTAGGGTTAAACTCCTTTAGCCGCTTTCAACTCACCATCAGTGTTTTGCATCTGATTACTGGCGGTTTCCCATTGTGCCCCTTTAAATGTTTGTTCCGCAATCGCTGTCGAtttgtctatttactgtatatacACATTCGTCATGACAAACCCACATACATATACTAATGTAGGGTTTTGAGGGCCAAGTTCTTGATGCGTTGCTATTCCATTTGGATATTTGCCCTTGTTTTATCAAAGCGTTGATGGATATAGAGTCAGTGTTATATTGATCAAAACTAGTTTTATAAGTTCCTTGCCTTTAGAGCATGGGTACATGTACACGTCACATACAGAAAGGGTCAGTTCATGCTTTTGTCATTTGGCTGTGTTTCATATTTGTCTTCTTGTAAAACAAATAATGGGTGTAAAGAAAGTTTGGTCCGCTTAATTATAGTAGTTGTGATTGTATTAAGAATCAATAAAAGACGTGAGTCTTGTTCATTTTCAAAAGCTGTATTTTTCTGAATTAAGTTTATagaataaattgtattttctcaaacaagaaaataaaaacttaatcaaatttcTGCAGCAGCAGTATGGCAGTATTTAATATGCGTGGAAAACAATATGTCTTACTTTCCATGATTTTGCTATGCTAGTTCACATTGCCAGTTGGAACGAACTTTTTGGACACCCTTTGTAATCTAAGACACAACAAGTTTCGGAGAAAAATGAACAAGTTTGTTTGattccttttctttttattttatttttcaatgtcattctgtcatgtttcaaaataataaatccaTGCCACCAAACAAATAAATTCCCAGtacacaataataataaaatacatttaaattctGTACACTCCATTTGTCCTGATAACATATACGTAAGAAACCTTAGAAAAACTGAACATTTAAACATAAGTCTGAATCCTTAGCTAAGCTTTTTTGTAACACAGCATAATCAATGCAAATCTCGCTTCATTAGGCTGCAGACAGGTTGTCTATAATATGATAATATGATAAGTAGAATGAATATCGCAGAATAAATTTACGATAGAGTATATTACATGCAGACGACACACAGAAAAcgtgttattacatttttatactgTTTCACAGAGCGGAACATAACGTGTATGCCACTTGTAACGCTATTCGGCTATTTCCGTGAGATATCGTATTTTCGTCTGCTGTTTCGGCTTTCTCCGGTCGTGACTGTAACTCATACAATTACAACCGGAAAATGTCGAAACCACGTACGGATAATACGTAAAGGAACGGAAAGTACCGACTGTTATTACAAGTCAACTACCTTCAAGTAatagacccgtaatgacaatcggctatttccgtgccATTACGTATCTTCCGAATGtgacttcggcattctccggccATAACAGAAAAATAGTTTTcataacaaccggagaatgccgaaatcgcatacgtaGAACACGTGAACGAatggaaattgccgattgtcattataGGTCTATTACCTTAACGTAATGCGCATCCAATTATACTGACAGTTTACACGTAAAAAACAAAGGAgtcaaacatttctgtaaaaaaaaaaacgccataaGGAAATGAGTGTTATAGTATAGATGAAACACGATAATTTGACTTTGTCCCATTATTCAATATTCCAATAACAGTGGTTGCAATGTATCATTAGTATAGGTGAGATgttgaatacagcagttttaagatataAATTTCAGCGAGCGTCAGCGATTCGAGATATTAATATCTTACAACTGCTGTATGCAACTTATAACCGTTTTACAGTTAACCCAGGCGGAGTCTATTTTAAAAAtcgtaatatttattaaaaatcgTAATATTTAACAATCAAAGTTAATATATACAGTTGATGTGACAAATATATGTGAAACAGAATGGCCAGATTTGAACGAAATGGGGCAATTCCATTGGCAGAACTGTAAAATCAATTtacagttgtttttaaaaaaatatatgtatataaacaaaaagaTAAGATAGCTTTCACTaatttaactttttcattattatgaaatTGACTGCTACTGTTTTGTCAACAAAACCAATTTATCGAGTTTTCACTATAATAGTGGTCTTTAATCAGAGCAAACGTTTTAATGTAGACAGTATGGAGAAGTACACAAAAAACATCACAAATGGCGTCaaacatatcaaaacaaaatgccGCAATAATGACAATGGAGTCTATTTGATCTGATAGGAGAAATGTCATAATAGATGTCTCTCTGTGATAGCTTGTTTGACAATTATACCACCAGATGGCGCTTTATGCTTAATCGGTATTGTCTGGAACGTAATCACGAATTTCTCCTGCATCTGTATGACTGAAAACGTTACAAGCGCTGCATTATGATACAGTagtagaaaaaaatgaagtggTCGAACATTCCTGAGTTCTTATGTATCTattctaaattattttgaaaacattttattgcgGGTAGAGGGGTTAAATCTACACGATTGCttattgtttgtttctgttaaagTTATATTAGACCTAAAttcacatttgaaaatatgaacaaaaaaaCGTCTTAGTATCTGTGTAGACATAAAACGGACAGGTTTCTGTGTACAAACAGTACTATGTTTAAAGTAGTACACACATACTACGTATATAGCtaagcacagtataaatgtgtaatgGCATACacacactaaataggaaaatggcgtgaaaaaaaatggtagtcgcataatggcggatacaaatagtcctcagttagagctattttccttgttttctttgcattttcttttttgctaaaatcacatggcagatctatgttttgcattttcataatgaaataacaagatgacagaatttttcatggaaacttagatcatacaccaccactataatttTGGCTAATTTTGCACTTACCCATGACTCccacttttctttgatttttattcagcactgacaaaaTTCCTCAagtaaatgtaagttacagacatttaaaatggatcCTGATATGTGCTGCGGCCATTGTAagtatgtcaattttatatagaataaagaagaacagctttTTAATGTGTTGTAACCTAATACCACTAACAGAACTTGAAGTATTTTTAACAAATGATTGTTATATACATAACACAGTTAGTTTATTCATTTAGTCAAGTTCAATTCATTTGATTAAGACtttaaataatatctaaaaaaaataaaatatttttgtgaaaatgttttgaaattaggAAAAATAAAACCTATGTTTCAGTAATAACGTTGCAAGACTCTGCCTGTATACAAACAGGACATGTGGCGAATGTCTCAGTTATTTTGAGATTCTTATTCAAAACTAGgctttttaacaaaacaacataaacagtgttaaaaccgTTGCGTGTATTTGTATGTCTGAAATGTGTTATTCGTATTTCATTGTAGGAACATACATTTATACAGAACCCAGCTACTATAGATTCATAACTGACGACATAATAGGTCTAAAATAGTGATCCACatgaaaataacaattaaaagacATTGAGCTGACCAATGAGTAATGAGACATGCAACAATGAGGTCACTTCCGGTTAAAAGGGTGACGGAAATCACCGAACAATTCCGAATGAATTTGAGACAAAATAATAGCGCTATATACAGCTTATAACATCCCTGAGCATAAAACATCAAATACAAAGGCATTCATGAAAACCCTGATTATGTCCGTATCATTCATGTTTTCAAAACAAGTCCATTTAACTGCCAAACACATACATTATAAATAATCTCATTTTTTAGGGGTATCTCTTAGCTTTGAAAAGCCATTCATTTATATTAAGCGCGTGTTTATCCTTTTGCAACAGAGTTTAGTAAACATTTAAGGAATAATCCCTAAAGAATGCCCCCTGCTTTTCTGTGTACATAAACAAATACATTACACCATTTAGCACGGCATTCAGTGCAGAAACCCTTGCCAGCATAAAGCGACGTGACGGATGCAACGCCGTTTTTCGCAAGTGCTATATCCTCCGCCGTAGAGCTCGTCTAGCTGGTGTAATTATATGCCAACACCTATGGATATATGTCAACCTTAACGTTGCGTGGCACGTGATGCACGAGCGCATCTGTTAGCACTTTCAGCATTTTAAATATAGCACTTTCCGTTTCTTGTCGATAATGATAGCTTCACGCATTTAGGAACAGTTTCGTTTCACTTCCCTGTGACGACCGCTCGCTGTCCGTACATCTGTTCGTGTCACAGCCCtgaactttgttttcattttgtttattggCCAACTTTGCCATCTGTTCATGGTAATGATATGCGTCATACTGTGAGTAGAAGTCAGTGCGTCTTCTTAATAAATACATTGCAAAAATAATAAGTGCTAAAAGTACGCATACACCGGCTATAGGCACGGCGATATATATTGGGTTGAGCTTTGAGTTATCGTTACTGTTTGGACATGGCGCCCGTTCTTTGTCGTCATATTCATATCTGACGTAAGGATTATTCTCATTGGTATCGTCATCATCCGATTGGTCGTACACTTCCGGTTCGGCAGCTGAAATGTGCGTAGATCATTTTATATTACAACAGCAACTttaggtaatggacccgtaatgaataTCGACAGTTTCCATGGGATTTCGTATTTTCCGTAACGGACTTCGGCATTCTTCGTCTCGTTGCTCGATTGAGCTACATAAGCAGCCGAAGACAGCCGAAGCAGCATCGGGAGATTACGAAATGTCACGTAAATTGCCGAATATCATTACTGGTCCATTGTCACGTAGAAATGGGTTGTGGAGTTTTCAGTTTTTCGATATAAACATTATCAAACATCGGAGTACTAGAATTATCGTTCTTTAATTTTCACTACTAACAAGTATTTCTTTATTGGAAAAAAACGAAGATTGTAATGAAACCAAGAGTTAATTACATTCCCCCTTACCCCCGCCTCCAAAACTCCTTTCCAAACAAAGTTTCTCAACatgttgttattttataataagcTCGATGACATATTCGTTGGCGACtatgttttttttatctcattgCATAATACTATGCAGCAGTAATTAGTAAACTATGATTATTACTTATTTAATATACAACTAATTGTATAATGTTAGAGAACATGAGCATTTAAAATATGTGTGAATGCTATTCAAAGTATAGGAAGCAAATGTTACATGTTGACAGTAAAACCGCTAGTTCAGTATAAAACATGAGAAACATGTACTCATACGTCATGTCAGACCCCAGAAGGACCAATTCGCACAAATCAGAATGATTAAGGTTCAAGTGAAGTATTTTCATATCTCGACATAGGTGACAAAAAGTAATTCGAATTGCTTAGAATAAATTAAAGCGATTTTCCACAGAGCTTAGCACATTTTTCTTAAATCGCATGCACTCTGACTATCCAGAATATGTAGAACTTATCAatacttttttctcaaaattatattGCTCTACTTTGGTTAAGTTAGGTGTCTAACAGACCTTTCTGGTATTTATGTCTGCTTTGAAATATAACAGTGTTTCGTAGTTTTGTCTTTTCTTCTTTGAAATGCAAATGGTTTGTGACATTTTACAACAACCGAACTACATGCAGAAATATGTTAAACGCgcaataattataaacataataaaaaacaagtttaaaaacgATTTACTAGTTTTTCTATATCGCCTACGCGATAAACTATAGACAATAAAAGTACAAGCTATGCAGGGCGATTCCGAGCGAAAGGGCTTTTGTAGGAAGTATTCCCTACTTCAAAACAATGCATTATACATTCAGACGGAATGGTAGTGTATGTATATGGTGGTCGTCTGAaactaacattttcaaaattaaactaaCCTGGGCGCTGAGGAGAGGTATCAAAACACTTTACTTGAACCTTAGGCCTATAATGTTCTGGACAAAGGTTGTCTCAGTTCAACTGGCTGgactagtccaactcgtgacgtaattatcactttcataaTCGTCAGGgaaggtaactagagtcacggactgGGACTAGCTCTTGACTATTTAAGGCTTTAGCCGTGCATGTATATTTACCTGGTTTAGCTGTTGGTTTTATTGGCACAATGTCCCTATTACAGTCATCCTGATTGCAGCAATATAAAAATGGCCACTCTGGGTAATCCCCGGATGATAATTTCGCTGGCTTCCGGTTTTCACATAGCAACGGCGTCTTGTCGTTAATACAACCACGTGTCACTACAGAGCTCATGTTCTCTACGTAACAGAAGTATTCCGCTTCACACGTTCGTCTACGTTCCGCCTGACAATCTAACGTTGTACACTGACAAGTTATTCCAGCTGGAAAGAGAAAATAATGGTTATTTTACTAAGCAATTTATGTTACAAAGGTAGATAACTCCGTGACAGTCAGGAAATTTTGTGTAGAAGTTGCTTCCCTTAACACTTGCAAGTTTTCCTCTTTTATTACAGTTAAAACGCCCGTTGAAACGTTATACCTgtcagtataaaatatatattatctgGCATTCATATTGTATAGCTGgcagttaaaacaaatttatgatGGTATCAAGTCGCTACTAAGATATATTAGATCATATCACAATCTATATGCATttgaataaaagcatttttacGACACGTTAGATAGCAATGTTAAAACACCTTACTTAagtgtaaattttatttcataatttttttgtttaaaatgttcaaatattgaAGCTGAAAAGATTAAATCACAAACAAACATACCGGCCGTGACAACCAAAAGGTAAGCTGTCAAATAAAAAATCGgaagaaattatttattatatgacTCAGTAAAGTTTATATGTACATAACGTTTCTTTTTTGAATGCAGTTGCGCGTAACTACATTTAGAAACAACATAACAACTATTGACGGCGACAAAATAACCAGCCACTTTTCGCAGATATCTTAACAGTATAACCGTGCAACTTCTCAACAACTGATAAAAGTTAAAGGCACACTTACTGCGAATATCTGCCTTCGAACTCGACACGTCTTGGTTAGCAACATTATGTTTGACCATACGAGCTTATGCAACGTGGGCCTGCAGGTGGTTAAGAAAAAGGGAAAACCCTTATTCTGTTCAGAGAGTGAGACGTTATGGTCTTGAGAAACTGGCTCTCATACtttcaatgtttgtttaaaatgacaCAGAACCTTGTATTTCaatcctttattttttttctccattaaaTAGTAGTTGGAGAACAAACAGGAGCGTAAAGTAGTACTGTAATTGCAGTATACGATTTCATATATACTAAAAAACCTCGGCTTTAATTAAAGAGTAACGAAGCGAATAGGTTtaagaatatatcattttgtgaaattaaataattttgaggGAATTCATAAAAGGGTAGTTTTTACAGGGATTTCATACTCGTTTTAAGTGCGGAACATACATTCTCAATGAGAAT from Mercenaria mercenaria strain notata chromosome 11, MADL_Memer_1, whole genome shotgun sequence includes the following:
- the LOC123530707 gene encoding uncharacterized protein LOC123530707 — translated: MDAWQYITSLALWSILSHIVKAGITCQCTTLDCQAERRRTCEAEYFCYVENMSSVVTRGCINDKTPLLCENRKPAKLSSGDYPEWPFLYCCNQDDCNRDIVPIKPTAKPAAEPEVYDQSDDDDTNENNPYVRYEYDDKERAPCPNSNDNSKLNPIYIAVPIAGVCVLLALIIFAMYLLRRRTDFYSQYDAYHYHEQMAKLANKQNENKVQGCDTNRCTDSERSSQGSETKLFLNA